In the Brevundimonas sp. LM2 genome, CTGGTCTGGTGGTCGTCATGGCGCAGGGCGAGCTGCGTCAGCGCCTGGCGCAGGTCTCGCGCTTGATCGGTGCTGACATCGTCGAGATAAACATAGGCTCCCCGCCCGCCGCGCCCGCCTTTTACGGGTCCCCAGGGCGCGGCGCGCACCGCCTCAAGGGCCCATTTATCCTCCGCCGAGCCCCCAACCCGCTGGGGATCTGACAGGATCGGGCTTTGCGCGCCTTCCGGATAGAGCGGGGTCCCGGCTGCATCCGCATACGGCCGCACAATCGGGTCGGACAGATCGGCGATCATCCGGTCCATGACATCGACCAGCAGGCGCTCGCCGTCGGGCAGGACGACCTCATTCCAGGCGTGGGCCGAGCGCCGCCCAGGTCGGCCGGGCTCGGGATCGGGAACGCGATGCAGGCCGCGCACGAGGGCGCAGGGCAGACCGACCGCGTCCGCCAGCACTTTGAACAGCAGCGACCGGTGCCGGCACACGCCCGTGCGGGCGGTAATCAACTGGCCCAGGTCGATCTCCGCCCCGGCCAGGCCTTGCTGCCCAGCGATCTCGATGAGCAGGGCGTGGTTCTTGTTGATGCTGTTCTCGGCCAGGGCGGCGTCGACGAGCGTGGCCAGCGTATCGACCTGATCCAGATCCGGCGCCCCGGGCCCGACCGCCCGCCTCGCCTCGGTGATCACCCGCGCCAGGGCGACGTCCTCTTCGGGGGCGCGCGCGACCAGAATCTCGCGGTTCGGCCGGCTCAGGGCTTGTCCGTCTGCGTCCAAAGCGAGCTTCCGTCCGCCGTCTCGAAAGCCCCAGGCGAGGGGCTCGGTCTCGGGAATGCGGTGGGTCTGGGCGTACAGAAGGGTTTGTCGCAGGGCGTCGGGCGTCATCTCACCATCGGTCGAAAAGTCCGCGTGTTTGGTCTGAACGATTGGCCGACGACCAAACCGCACCACAAAGCCGCGCGGTGCTCCGATAGGGACTTTCGCCCCTTCGAACGTCGAAACTCCACGGCAGTCGTGCTAGACCGCCAGGGCAGGGGGCTGGCGCATGGCGGCGCGACCGGAGATCGTCGAGCTGGACGCCGTCCGCCGCGCGCGGGCGGATCCGAATCCAGCCCCTATCCCAACCACGCCCTCCGCCCTCACCACCGTATACCTCCGCCGGCGCGATGCCCTGGCCGCCTTCATCCGCCGCCGCACCGGCTGTGACCAGGCGGCCCAGGACCTGACCCAGGAGGTCTGGGTCCGGGTCGCCGCCCTCGGCGACCAGGCCGCCCCTGTGAATCCGGAAGCCTTTCTCCAGCGCATCGCCGGCAATCTGGCGCTGGACTGGCTCCGTCGCCGCCGCTTCCGCTCGGCCTTCGTCGCCTCGGACGTAGATCCGGCCCTGGCCGCCGATCCGGCTCCTGAGGCGGATCGGGCGCTCCACGCCCGCCGCGCGGTCGACTATCTTGCCGAGGTGATCGACGAGCTTCCCCCCAAGCGGCGACAGGCCTTTCTGCTCTATCGCGGCCACGGAATGACGATGAAGCAGGTGGCGGCGCAGCTGGGCATTTCCGAAAAGACCGTCGAGCACCAGGTGGCCAAGGCCCTCGTCCATTGCCGTCACCGCCTGGCCGAGGCGGGGCTTTGGCCGTGAGCGGATCCGACGACGGAGACATCGGTCTCGGCGATGGGGATTTTTGGCCCGCCGAGCGTCATAGAGATGTCACGAAAGCGTCAGCCCGAGCCATGCCCGACCCCGCCCCCGTTCTCCAATCCACACCGGACGCCGGGCACGATCCCACGCCGGACCACTATGAGGCGGCCGTCGCTTGGCTCGTGCGCCTGCGCGAGCCCGACACCCCGGCGCTGACCGCCGCCTTCCAGGCCTGGTTGGCCGCGGACCCCGCCCATGCCTTCGCATTCGCGGAGATGGAGGCCCTGTTCGACGCCGTCGCCACTCCGACCCGCGCCGCCGCCGAGCGCGACCGGCGGGCCCAGGGCCGTTCCGCCTTCCGCCCCCACTACCCCCGATCCTGGGCGCGGCCCCTCCTGCGCCGTCCGCTGGCCGTGGCCGCCGGCCTCGCCGCCGCCGTTCTCCTGGTCACGGGCCAGAGCGATCGTCTGGCGACAATCGGCGCCGAGGGCGTCACCGCTCCCGGCGAAATCGAGACCCTGACCCTGGCTGACGGCTCGCGCGTCACCCTCAATACCCGCAGCATCATCCAGGCCGAGGTCGACCGCGCGGGCCGCGCCGTCCGGCTGGAGCGGGGCGAGGCCTTTTTCGACATCGCGTCGGATCCGGCGCGGCCCTTCTATGTCCACGCAGGCGACGCCCGGATCCGCGTGGTCGGCACCCGCTTCAACGTTCGCCGCGACCGCGACCGGGTCGTGGTTACCGTCGACCACGGCGTCGTCGCCGTGGCGCCGACGTCGAATCTGGACAACCCCGCGACCGTCGTCGTCGGCCGTCAGGCCGTCGTCCAGGATCAGGCCGTCACGGCGGAGCCGGCCCCGCTGGACGGGCAGGCGACCGCCTGGCGCCGCGGCCAGCTGGTCTTCAACCAGACCCCGCTCCGCGAAGTGGTGGCCGAGCTCAACCGCTACCGC is a window encoding:
- a CDS encoding RNA polymerase sigma factor yields the protein MAARPEIVELDAVRRARADPNPAPIPTTPSALTTVYLRRRDALAAFIRRRTGCDQAAQDLTQEVWVRVAALGDQAAPVNPEAFLQRIAGNLALDWLRRRRFRSAFVASDVDPALAADPAPEADRALHARRAVDYLAEVIDELPPKRRQAFLLYRGHGMTMKQVAAQLGISEKTVEHQVAKALVHCRHRLAEAGLWP
- a CDS encoding FecR domain-containing protein; its protein translation is MPDPAPVLQSTPDAGHDPTPDHYEAAVAWLVRLREPDTPALTAAFQAWLAADPAHAFAFAEMEALFDAVATPTRAAAERDRRAQGRSAFRPHYPRSWARPLLRRPLAVAAGLAAAVLLVTGQSDRLATIGAEGVTAPGEIETLTLADGSRVTLNTRSIIQAEVDRAGRAVRLERGEAFFDIASDPARPFYVHAGDARIRVVGTRFNVRRDRDRVVVTVDHGVVAVAPTSNLDNPATVVVGRQAVVQDQAVTAEPAPLDGQATAWRRGQLVFNQTPLREVVAELNRYRAGRILVLNADLADQTVSGAFNTANVDGAVRGIERTLGTRAARLPGVTVIY
- a CDS encoding EDR1-related protein, which codes for MTPDALRQTLLYAQTHRIPETEPLAWGFRDGGRKLALDADGQALSRPNREILVARAPEEDVALARVITEARRAVGPGAPDLDQVDTLATLVDAALAENSINKNHALLIEIAGQQGLAGAEIDLGQLITARTGVCRHRSLLFKVLADAVGLPCALVRGLHRVPDPEPGRPGRRSAHAWNEVVLPDGERLLVDVMDRMIADLSDPIVRPYADAAGTPLYPEGAQSPILSDPQRVGGSAEDKWALEAVRAAPWGPVKGGRGGRGAYVYLDDVSTDQARDLRQALTQLALRHDDHQTSVGAAEGQKRDVLRVRGGAFVRLRRLVRL